A single genomic interval of Lynx canadensis isolate LIC74 chromosome A2, mLynCan4.pri.v2, whole genome shotgun sequence harbors:
- the KLHL26 gene encoding kelch-like protein 26, with amino-acid sequence MADKNGALKCTFSAPGHSTSLLQGLAALRAQGQLLDVVLTINRETFHAHKVVLAACSDYFRAMFTGGMREASQDVIELKGVSARGLRHIIDFAYSAEVTLDLDCVQDVLGAAVFLQMLPVVELCEEFLKAAMSVETCLNIGHMATTFSLASLKESVDAFTFQHFLQIAEEEDFLHLPLERLVFFLQSNRLQSCAEIDLFRAAVRWLQHDPARRPRASHVLCHIRFPLMRSSDLVDSVQPLDIMVEDVLCRQYLLEAFNYQVLPFRQHEMQSPRTAVRSDVPSLVAFGGTPYTDSDRSVSSKVYQLPEPGARHFRELTEMEVGCSHTCVAVLDNFVYVAGGQHLQYRSGEGAVDACYRYDPHLNRWLRLQAMQESRIQFQLNVLCGMVYATGGRNRAGSLASVERYCPRRNEWGYACSLKRRTWGHAGASAGGRLYISGGYGISVEDKKALHCYDPAADQWEFKAPMSEPRVLHAMVGAGGRIYALGGRMDHVDRCFDVLAVEYYVPETDQWTSVSPMRAGQSEAGCCLLDRKIYIVGGYNWRLNNVTGIVQVYNTETDEWERDLHFPESFAGIACAPVLLPRSGTRR; translated from the exons ATGGCTGACAAAAATGGAGCTCTCAAGTGCACCTTCTCGGCGCCTGGCCATAGCACCAGCCTGCTGCAGGGCCTCGCTGCCCTCCGTGCCCAGGGCCAGCTCCTGGACGTCGTGCTCACCATCAACAGAGAGACCTTCCACGCGCACAAGGTGGTCCTGGCCGCCTGCAGCGACTACTTCAG GGCCATGTTCACGGGTGGCATGAGGGAGGCGAGCCAGGATGTCATCGAGCTGAAAGGCGTGTCGGCCCGCGGCCTGCGGCACATCATCGACTTTGCCTATAGCGCCGAGGTGACGCTAGACCTGGACTGCGTGCAGGACGTGCTGGGTGCGGCCGTGTTCCTGCAGATGCTTCCCGTGGTGGAGCTGTGCGAGGAGTTCCTCAAGGCCGCCATGAGCGTGGAGACCTGCCTGAACATCGGCCACATGGCCACCACCTTCAGCCTGGCCTCGCTCAAGGAGTCGGTGGATGCCTTCACCTTCCAGCACTTCCTGCAGATCGCTGAGGAGGAGGACTTCCTGCACCTGCCGCTGGAGCGCCTCGTCTTCTTCCTGCAGAGCAATCGGCTGCAGAGCTGTGCCGAGATCGACCTGTTCCGCGCCGCGGTTCGCTGGCTGCAGCACGACCCGGCCCGGCGGCCGCGCGCCAGCCACGTGCTCTGCCACATCCGCTTCCCGCTCATGCGGTCGTCGGACCTGGTGGACAGCGTGCAGCCGCTGGACATCATGGTGGAGGATGTGCTGTGCCGGCAGTACCTGCTGGAGGCCTTCAACTACCAGGTGCTACCCTTCCGGCAGCACGAGATGCAGTCCCCGCGCACGGCCGTGCGCTCGGACGTGCCCTCCCTGGTCGCCTTCGGCGGCACGCCCTACACGGACAGTGACCGCTCCGTCAGCAGCAAGGTGTACCAGCTGCCCGAGCCCGGTGCCCGCCACTTCCGTGAGCTCACGGAGATGGAGGTGGGCTGCAGCCACACGTGCGTGGCCGTGCTGGACAACTTCGTGTACGTGGCGGGCGGCCAGCACCTGCAGTACCGCAGCGGCGAGGGCGCGGTGGACGCCTGCTACCGCTACGACCCCCACCTGAACCGCTGGCTGCGGCTGCAGGCCATGCAGGAGAGCCGCATCCAGTTCCAGCTGAACGTGCTGTGCGGCATGGTGTATGCCACGGGTGGCCGCAACCGGGCCGGCAGCCTGGCCTCCGTCGAGAGGTACTGCCCGCGGCGCAACGAGTGGGGCTACGCCTGCTCTCTGAAGCGCCGCACCTGGGGCCATGCCGGCGCCTCGGCGGGGGGCCGCCTCTACATTTCGGGGGGCTACGGCATCTCGGTGGAGGACAAGAAGGCGCTGCACTGCTACGACCCCGCCGCTGACCAGTGGGAGTTCAAGGCGCCCATGAGCGAGCCCCGCGTGCTTCACGCCATGGTGGGTGCCGGCGGCCGCATCTACGCCCTCGGGGGCCGCATGGACCACGTGGACCGCTGCTTTGACGTGCTGGCCGTGGAGTACTACGTGCCTGAGACAGACCAGTGGACCAGCGTGAGCCCCATGCGGGCTGGCCAGTCAGAGGCCGGCTGCTGCCTGCTGGACAGGAAGATCTACATTGTGGGGGGCTATAACTGGCGTCTCAACAACGTGACGGGCATCGTGCAGGTGTACAACACAGAGACGGACGAGTGGGAACGCGACCTGCACTTCCCGGAGTCGTTCGCGGGCATCGCCTGTGCCCCCGTCCTGCTGCCCCGGTCAGGGACCAGGAGGTAG